The following proteins are co-located in the Doryrhamphus excisus isolate RoL2022-K1 chromosome 15, RoL_Dexc_1.0, whole genome shotgun sequence genome:
- the natd1 gene encoding protein NATD1: protein MAQTAQANVLDANNPHIQVEHDKKRRQFVIRLNGSHDRAVLLYEYVGKKTVDLQHTEVPDAYRGRGIAKHLAKAAMDFVVEEDLKAHLTCWYIQKYVKENPQPQYFEHIYQ from the exons ATGGCTCAGACGGCGCAGGCAAATGTCTTGGACGCCAACAACCCTCACATCCAAGTGGAACACGATAAAAAGCGTCGACAGTTTGTCATAAGACTCAACG GGTCTCACGATCGTGCAGTTCTCCTGTATGAGTACGTCGGGAAGAAGACCGTGGACTTGCAACACACCGAAGTTCCCGATGCCTACAGAGGGAGAGGAATTGCCAAACACCTGGCAAAG GCGGCCATGGACTTTGTGGTGGAAGAAGATCTGAAAGCTCACCTGACCTGTTGGTACATTCAGAAATACGTCAAAGAGAATCCTCAACCTCAGTACTTTGAACACATTTATCAATGA